A segment of the Triticum urartu cultivar G1812 chromosome 1, Tu2.1, whole genome shotgun sequence genome:
ATTAAATGGATTTGGGCTAGCACGGCTGATTGGTTCTAAATAAATAAAATTGTTGGATTGCATGGATGGTTGCGTCAATATAAATTAAGCGGTGTAAGTAAGACTGGATTTCAGAATTTTTACTACGAGGGGAAGCCCTACAATTAATGAATCAATCCTTGTGGAGCCCACCAATCTTGCATCAATAATCCATTTTTTTAAGATTTTCGTCAGATAACCACAACAAAGTTGGAAGTAGATTTCAACCTCGATGTGTGTATCACTGCTGCTATTTGGTGGCACCGTTCGGATGTTGTCGTGTTGCATTGATATACGATTCGATGGACATATCAATTACTTCTctcgttgcaacgcacgggcatatgtgttAGTTTTAATTCAATGACAATTGTTCAAAATAGCAATAACATTTTATCAAAAGAGGTGAATACTTTTTGGATAgtccaaacattttttaaaatatatATGCGCACCTTTTTGGAAGAGCGTGATTATTTTTCAGCACGCGTGAACACTTTTTAGTATTTGCTGAATATTCAAAATAATAAGTCATTTCCTTTAAACTACATGAGCATTTATTTTCAAAAGGCATGCCAAAATATTTAATTGCATGAATAGTTAAAAAATAACAAAACTTCTTAAATGACATGTTAGCCTCTTATAAATCCGCAAACACTCTTCATAATtacatgaacattttctaaatacaTGAAGACTTTTATCAAACCCATGAGCAATTGTTTAAATAGGTAAATAATTTAAAATTGTacaaaaatattttttcaaatCAATAATACTTATTAAAATTACATAATTTTTTTAATATGTTACATATTTCAAAGATACTATTGCATACTAAAAATATATAAATGACAAAGGAACATAAAAAACTTTGAAACACAGAGCCAGCACTAAAAAACTAGCGAAAAACACTACAGAAACAACGCTCAAAACAACATGTGTTAAACATATTACTGTGATGAACCGGTCCACCAAAGAAGTGATGTAGGTGCGAGTGTGATCCAATTCGCCGTTGGCAATATACTGAGATCAGTAATTAATGGGTACCTCTTACAAAGGTCACTCCCACCTTCGCAGTGGTTGACAAATGACGCACTGCATGTATGTCACTTGTCGCAAACTTATGAGGTTTTCTATTTTTCGTATATTAGTTTATTTAAAAacattttatctcttaaaccgtgcgttCAAATCTTTAACCATTTTTGAAGTTGGATTTCTTGCGTCGAGGTGCTCGAAACTAAGTCCGATGTTAGTAGGTTTTAACGaactttttttcatgaaaaaacccAAGCAGGAAGCATGGTTTTTCTCCACATTTTTTCATTTTTGAGAGGCACAATTATGTCTCTCGTGAAAGCAAATCTGTGCCTACCATGAAAGCAAgtaaaaacacattttttttttCATGAGGCATAACTGTGCCTCTCATGGAAACAAATATGTGCCTCCATGAAAAGCAAATCTCGGTGCCTCCCATGGAAGAAAATATGTGCCTCCTCTGGAagaaaaaaacatatttttttcttttttcaagAGGTACAGTTGTGCCTCTCCTAGAATCAAATCTGTGCCCCCACGGAAGCAAAGAAACATGTTTTTTGtgctattttttttaaaaaatttctCTCCAGAATCTATGAAAAACTAGACGAAAACTAAAAATTTAAAAAGCTCCGGAAAAACATCTAAAACATGAAAACGCGTAAAAATAATAATAACATAAAATCTCGTGGGAGCGCCCAGCATGTGACACGAGGCGGCAACTGAGAGCACACAAAATGGCATGCTCCCAACCCACTAAAGTGACCCTTGCAACACTCCCGAAAGAGATACACCAGGATTAGTTGCTCCCGCAATATTTATACATCGCGGGAGCAATTTCTCGGCCATTGCGAGATGGAACACCATCTCGCCTCTCGCGAACGTACTATGAGGCTAGCCCATTACTGTAGCAGCGCGCGAGAGTTTTCTATGTGGTTTATTTTGACTTTCTTTATTGTTTGTAGTggtttttttcttcttttttatggTTTTCTTGAAAAAAAAAATATTTCTTTATCAGTTTTTataaggggggagggggggattGGGTGTTCAATTTTTTTAAGATCGTTTACTTTTTGAACATATGCCTTCATTTTTCGTATGCACTGTATATTTTGTATATATCAGGTCACTCTATGCGTTTGATGTATTCGGTTTACATGGTTCGGTTTATATGTTTTTTTAATTTATATGGTGTTAATACTTTAGTAAATATGGTATAAAATTAAAATATGGTTTGGTCTTGATATAAATAACTAAAGTTGACGCGAATTTGAAAATGACATAATAATAATTTGCGAATTTATAATTCAAAACGCATACTATTTTACACACATACTATTTTACACAAATAGTAGATGCATTGATTCATCGGTTGATGGTTATGGACGTGCTTAGCATTTTAAAAAGAGAAAAATGACTGTCATAAGAAAAAAATTACATACTTAGTAATGAATTTGACTCATGTACAAGAAAAATGATAATTTGTATGGTTGTTCATctaaacaacaacaacaacaaagcctttagtcccaaacaagttgggatAGGCTAGAGGTAAaccccataagatctcgcaaccaactcatggctctgacACATGGATAGCAAgtttccacgcacccctgtccatagctaactctttggtgatactccaatccttcaggactctcttaacggactcctcccatgtcaaattcggtttACCCtgccctctcttgacattctccgcacgtTTTAGCCCtccgctatgcactggagcttctggaggcctacgctgaatatgcccaaaccatctgaGACGACGTTGGACAAGCTTCTCCTCAATTGgcgctaccccaactctatctcgtgtATCATCATTCTGaactcgatccttcctcgtgtggccatacatccatctcaacatacgcatctccgccacacctaactgttgaacatgtcgccttttagtcggccaacactccgcgccatacaacattgcgggtcgaatCGCCGTCctatagaacttgccttttagcttttgtggcactctcttgtcacagagaatgccagaagcttggcgccacttcatccatccagctttgattcgatggttcacatcttcatcaatacccccatcctcctgcaaCATTGACCTCAAATATCGAAAGGTGTCCTTCCgaggtaccacctggccatcaaggctaacctcctcctcctcacacctagtagtactgaaaccgcacatcatgtactcggttttagttctactaagcctaaaccctttcgattccaaggtttgtctccataactataacttcctatttacccccgtccgactatcgtcaactagcatcacatcatccgcaaagagcatacatcatgggatatctccttgtatatcccttgtgacctcattCATCACTAATGCAAAgagataagggctcaaagctgacccctgatgcagtcccatcttaatcgggaagtcatcggtgtcgacatcacttgtccgaacacttgtcacaacattaccgtacatgtccttgatgagggtaatgtactttcCTGGGgctttgtgtttctccaaggcccaccacatgacattctGCGATgtcttatcataggccttctccaagtcaatgaacaccatctAAAGAATTATAAATTTATTTTTACTTCGGTTTATTCGGTTAACCGTTCGGTTTtcggtatataccataaaaaccaaaGTTCAAAACGGTATGAAAATTTCATACCATACCGAAACCAGAAACCATAAGAACCGTAAATTTGGTTCGGTTCGGTTTATTTTCGGTATAGTTTTTCGGTTCAGTTTTAAAATGCATGATTAACATTTTCAAGTAGATGATTTCTTTTTTCAATACATGCTTTGGTATCATTTTTTTTTCATGCACGCATGTACCTTTTTTAAATGGATGTTATTGAATTATTTTCTGAATAGATGTTAAAGAATTTCATATACATGTTGAAACATTCTCTTGAATGATATGAAACATATTTTTAATACCGCAGGAACAATTTTTTAAataaaaaatcatgaacatatttttggaacgcatgaacattttttaaaatgaaacatacatattttgaatggtgaCAAACATTATTCTGAATGAGGCAAATATTTTTTCTACAATGTATGCACATTTTTAAAACTGTGGTGTACATTTTTATGAACcgtgtgaacattttttgaatgtGTTGACAACTTTGTTTTCATGCTATAAATAATTTTCTGAATTAAGCTAACCCTACATTAACATTTTGTAAATTCGTGGTTTTAGATAAAACTTTTAAGTAAATTAATTTTTGGAATATACATATTATAATATTTTTGGAAATATAAACGAAATAGGGATAAAATAAAAATACATTACTAATCCAGTCGACCACACAATGCAACAAATACTATGGCACTAGAAAAAAAATCTAACGTACTTCCAACGAGTGCTGAGACTGCACAGAAAAAACGATTTGATGGGCTGGCCCACTGCTAGGTGACCGCTACATGTATAGCTCACAGGAGCTCTAGTCACCGCCCGGAGCTCCTATCACGCATTTTGCTCTCTATTTTTAACCTTTGTTTACACTTTCAAATATTTAACAtaaatatattacaaaatcaGTCTACATAAAAACAATTGAAAAATGTTGACCAAGAATTTGAAattgttaaatgtgtatagaggAAATGTTTATCATGTTCACGAAAAATGTAAATTTCTACTACTTAAAAAGAACGCAAGGTTCCCATTTCACTTTTCTTCTCACCACAACTTCGTCAGACCTTTTATATATATGATAAATAATCACCTTAATTTATTTACCTTCTGAACCAACTCCACATTAATTTACTTACCAAACTTCTAATCAAAATATAAGTTAATTCATGGTTAGaatttgatgaacatttatttacacaATTGCATCATTCTAGACAGGTAATCACAAGCTAACTTACTAAAATATTTatatcccgttgcaacgcacgggcattgtTCTAGTAAAATACTAAAATTCGTGTGAAACAATTTCACACGTAATTAAAATATGTTGATcaaaatgtgtatagaaaaagtTGACCATGTATTTAAAAATAATGAATTGTTTTtgtcatgtatataaaaatgttaatcaagcatttttaaaaaattgaacaagtatttgtaaaaatgttaatcaagcgtTTGGGAAATGTTAAATGTATATGGAAAGAATGTGTATGGGAAATGATGAATTTTTATTATCATTGTATATAAATATGTTAACAAGCATTGAAAAATGTTCAGTATTATTTGAGAAATTTTAAtcaattatttaaaaaaatattaaatgtgtatggaaaaaatgttgaccatgtgtTGGAAAATTGATTAAAAaattgatcatgtatataaaaatattaatgaagaattttaaaaatgttgaacaagtatttgaaaaaaaatgtcaATCAATTGTTTGGAAAATGTTAATGTGTATaggaaaaatgttgaccatgtattaaaaatatattaatatttttatttgaaAGCTCTTAATCAAGAATTttagaaaaatataaaaaatgcaTATAAAAAATGTTTACCAAGTACTAAAAATTattttgtatttgaaaaatgtttaaaCTGTTTGTAAAAAAATGTTGACCCTGTATTACAAAATTGTATAATTTGTATTGGAAAAAATGTTAGATGTTTATTATAAAATGTTGTTGACAACAAAAAATGTACAATAATAACCAAAAGAACAAAGAAAACCGAAAAtaaaaacaagaaaaagaaaataaaaaacaaaGAAATAAAATCCTACAAAGAATAATAAAACagtggaaaaataaaaaataaaataaagaaaagGGAGACTAAATAAAACCAAatgaaaaaagaaagaaaataaaaaaactgaGTAGGTCGTACCCTCAATTTTATCACCAACCGCACGCCAAATCAGTGGCTAGCAGCGCAACCTTCCGCTTAGAAGATCATGAGATCCACTCCTtatcgttcttctttttcttctacTAGTAAACGTGCACGCGCAATGCGCGTCTTCGTCTCAAACAATATAGATTCAACAAAAATACAAGGCATGGCAGTTGATGATATTATTATCCCTAGTCTTTTCCACACAGTAGAATGATTGTCCAGTAGCATGGTACATAATTTTCAATATAACTATTACATAGAAGATGTAAAAGTAGGTTAAACCATGAACATTGTTTAAACATTATAATAAATCTGAATTTTAGCCTCTTACGAATTAATACCAACCTTGAAACTGTGCCAACTCAGAATAAGAAAACTTTGTTATTTCATAACTTGAAGCAGTGCAAGATCTGAATCATTTTCTTGCCTTTGGCAAAACTTAGACACAAAAGAAACTCAGTTCTATAATAACCATTTTCACATCCGCAAAACATACCGATTCCAACCATGCACATGTAAGCCAAAGGGAGATATCAAATACAAGGTCTCAAAGAGGATTTGCAAACGTGCAATAATGAATATTAGTATCCCATTTTTACCTTGGTATACATAAATTTATTCACACAATTTGCATATAAATGCAAACTATCTAATCACTGGGAATGAGGGTGGGCCGAGTATACGTTCCTCAATCTGAATAGGAAACAATCAGAATCATGAGCGATCTCCAAGCTTGCATCGTTGCTCCTCCACACTCTAGAACTTACCCCTACTTGTGCTCCAAAATGTTCTTCAACTTGCCGTTGCGAGTTCTCAATGAAATTATTCCTACAATGGACTGAAACGCACAACCTGAAGCAAACACATGTGTGATATGGCTAGTTGCCAACTGAATTCATTCTGCACACTTTTATTCGTAGTGATCATAAAAAGAACATCTCTTCAAGCTGACATGGTCCAAACCGAAAAGGAGAAAGTATTGACGGGGACTAACTTTAAAAGGCAAACAGAGCACCTTACCAAAATAAACACTATCAAGTGACACCTTACTAAATACAAAACAACATCTCAAAAGAACCAAACACCTTGTAAAGCAAAGAGTTTTTTTACGGTGAAAAGCAAACAAACATCACTCAACTATATCCATTTCAATTAAGACCTTTGTAGTGTACCATTTTATCTCGCTACAAAAAAGGTGTACCAATTAAAGGCACATAATCCAAACAAGAAACTGAAAACGTTCTGCACTTTTACATATTTATCCACGATTCTTTTATTATCAAGAATGTAACTAAATGCAGAATATGCAGAGTAATAGTCTTCAAGATCTACATGAAGAAATGTTATGCTATATACACAATCTATTTTGTATTTTCATAATACTGTCAAGAGATGGACTGTACAGAAGTAGCAACACTTCCCTAATGAAATCATAAATTAGTAGGATCCCTTACTAATCATAATTGATGAAAAGCAATACAAAGAAATATACATCTATTGGGGGCCTAGAATAGCCAAATGCACGTCTAAAGTGCTGCATTACAGAAATCTGCAAAATAAAAACCATGTTGTTTACCTGACTTGAGTTAATCTTCTATATCCTCATAATTGTAAAGACAGTTGGAACAACATGGAGAAACGACTTCATTATATATTCTTAATAGTAAATTAAGCACCAGATATAACAATGTAAACATTAATCCATGTTGTTTATCTGATTCAAGCAAATCTTTCTATCAACCCTATATCTAGAGATTGTAGTACTGCGGGAACAGCATGTACAAAAGCTATGATACATTTAGTACAGAAGATATGTAACCTGGTCGATTGTTGCCTTGTTGGGGACATGAGTAGAATATATAACTGACTAATTATGCGTTGAATGATTGTATTCTGATATGCTTAAGGGCTAACATGCATATCTCTGACATACTTTCTTCTCTAGTCCGTCATCAAGTTCAACTTCCTGCAAAAAGGAGTTGGGTTCGGAAAAGCAGCTAGATATTTAATTTGAACGAAGAGAAGATATCAACAAGGCTACAAAAATGAATAAATCAATTTGACAGATCAGAAGGAGCAGAAGGAGGGATCTAACATCGTTGCCAAAAGCATTGTTGAATCCATCAGCAACATCTTGCGCTCCCCCCTTGCTACCACCATCTCCTTGAGAGAAACAAGACCATAACCTGAAGGAAAAGTCCATCCCTTGAATGACGACCCCACCCTACAAAGAAAACTTTCCACAATTATGAATCACACCAGAAGCACATTAGTTCCTCTATTGAACAGTAATATCATAAGGACATTCCGATCTGGGTCACTTGTTGTACATTATGGTCAGACTACAATTATGACAAGATGATGAATAACGTGTAACAAAATTCTCTCTTGAATAAACATGATGAAAATAGGTTGTGTGTGTATGCTGCTGTATGGTCCGTTACGGAGGACGATGACAGCTTCGGCGGGGCCGGTGGCGACAACATGTAAAAAGGGAAAAATATATCAAATTTAGATATAAGATGCACTTTGCATTGCAATAACAAAGAGTTTTTTCTACTATCCCCATCTGCATGTGATTTAAAATGTCAGGGTTATATATCAACATATGTACATATTGCCCGTCTTCAGTAGCAGAAGACAAGAGGGGTACCACATCAGCGATGACGATGTCAATTTCTTTGACGAAGTTCTCCCGTCTCTTCTCGTACTCGGCAGCGGTC
Coding sequences within it:
- the LOC125507390 gene encoding protein RETICULATA-RELATED 4, chloroplastic-like isoform X1; amino-acid sequence: MMKQGTAAASGAFTGGGDVRAGAGERKISSLPAYLATAVEGCHITGDIVRRFAEMELSPLLRWLLGFRGSRERLLTDDLFIAKLAMEMGVSMIAKTAAEYEKRRENFVKEIDIVIADVGGVVIQGMDFSFRLWSCFSQGDGGSKGGAQDVADGFNNAFGNDVRSLLLLLLICQIDLFIFVALLISSLRSN